Proteins found in one Actinokineospora alba genomic segment:
- the ccsB gene encoding c-type cytochrome biogenesis protein CcsB: MPVNDTLSTYSDWTFGAATLVYVIAMVCYAVEQAFNRAAKKSEQALVGAGAPAYGLIEEAPARSRPDRFGRMAVALTVLGAALHLSALVLRGVATGRAPWGNMYEYGMAVTLVAVVSWLVLMRKFEVRRLGVFVLTPIVILMFLGGTVLYTEAAPVQPALRSYWLVIHVSAAILSSGLFLVPGVVSLLYLVKASHDANPAKFTRFGPKLPDADILDRLAYRTTIFAFPIYTFGIICGAIWAEAAWGRFWGWDPKETVAFVAWVVYAGYLHSRATAGWRGKRAAVINSVGFAMVVFNLFFINLVIAGLHSYA, from the coding sequence TGTCGACCTACAGCGACTGGACGTTCGGCGCCGCGACGCTGGTCTACGTCATCGCGATGGTCTGCTACGCCGTCGAGCAGGCGTTCAACCGCGCGGCGAAGAAGTCCGAGCAGGCGCTGGTCGGCGCGGGTGCGCCGGCCTACGGACTGATCGAGGAAGCCCCCGCGCGGAGCAGGCCCGACCGGTTCGGCCGGATGGCCGTCGCCCTGACCGTCCTGGGCGCGGCGCTGCACCTCTCGGCGCTGGTCCTGCGCGGAGTCGCGACCGGCCGCGCCCCCTGGGGCAACATGTACGAGTACGGCATGGCCGTCACCCTGGTCGCGGTGGTGAGCTGGCTGGTGCTGATGCGCAAGTTCGAGGTGCGCAGGCTCGGTGTCTTCGTGCTCACGCCCATCGTGATCCTGATGTTCCTCGGCGGCACGGTGCTCTACACCGAGGCCGCCCCCGTGCAGCCGGCGCTGCGGTCGTACTGGCTGGTCATCCACGTCTCCGCGGCCATCCTGTCCAGCGGCCTGTTCCTAGTCCCCGGCGTGGTCAGCCTGCTGTACTTGGTCAAGGCGAGTCACGACGCGAACCCGGCGAAGTTCACCCGTTTCGGGCCGAAGCTGCCGGACGCGGACATCCTCGACCGCCTCGCGTACCGCACCACGATCTTCGCGTTCCCGATCTACACCTTCGGCATCATCTGCGGCGCGATCTGGGCCGAGGCGGCCTGGGGCCGGTTCTGGGGATGGGACCCGAAGGAGACCGTCGCGTTCGTCGCGTGGGTCGTCTACGCGGGGTATCTGCACTCGCGGGCTACCGCGGGCTGGCGTGGAAAGCGGGCCGCGGTCATCAACTCGGTCGGCTTCGCGATGGTCGTGTTCAACCTGTTCTTCATCAACCTGGTGATAGCCGGACTGCACTCCTACGCGTAG